Proteins encoded together in one Prochlorococcus marinus str. MIT 9211 window:
- a CDS encoding GIY-YIG nuclease family protein: protein MKQLKKQGELFQEPDFLYKSKHSSKDFFLNKKTLQDWQQAVHNYQSKLFQGVAPNQLQGNLFNSNLESTNALLDPLRLTPLPINFWRWPESMHRGPAIYLVMDRPKSINSNLLLYIGETVSAEKRWKGDHDCKKYIDAYVQAFQKVSLGTQLSIRFWTDVPKETRSRRQLEQELIQTWIPPFNKETRDHWNTPFTSGINS, encoded by the coding sequence ATGAAGCAATTAAAAAAACAAGGAGAGTTATTTCAAGAGCCTGATTTTTTATATAAATCTAAGCATTCATCTAAAGATTTTTTTTTGAATAAAAAAACTCTGCAAGACTGGCAACAAGCAGTTCACAATTACCAATCGAAACTATTTCAAGGAGTTGCTCCAAATCAACTGCAAGGGAATCTGTTTAATTCAAATTTAGAGTCTACCAATGCTCTTCTTGATCCATTAAGACTAACTCCCTTACCTATCAATTTCTGGCGCTGGCCAGAAAGTATGCATCGTGGTCCTGCTATTTATTTAGTGATGGACCGGCCTAAAAGTATTAATTCAAACTTACTTCTTTATATAGGTGAAACAGTTTCTGCAGAGAAAAGGTGGAAAGGCGACCACGACTGTAAAAAGTATATAGATGCATATGTACAAGCCTTTCAAAAAGTGAGCCTGGGGACCCAATTGAGCATTCGCTTTTGGACTGATGTGCCTAAAGAAACCAGATCTAGACGTCAGTTAGAGCAAGAACTAATACAAACCTGGATTCCACCATTCAATAAAGAGACAAGAGATCACTGGAACACACCTTTCACTTCTGGAATTAATTCATAA
- a CDS encoding DUF3086 domain-containing protein — translation MTEAELPENTQSSTESKDGEKASIDDPSFRVPLEESKYESTNEFKAPTPKDPQKPPSEANLAQILEVALQDLTEKRIALEGELADLSERKSQIEKEFKTSFSGQSDAIARRVKGFQDYLTGALQDLAQSAEQLELISQPVMLSPSPLDKSQEAISNQPVETSTAIAETFKPDEELIRTCLEQFRKEPDFYADPWKLRRSLEPKDIELLEDWFFNMGGRGAQPSRGNRSKNVLVASGLIAILGELYGDQFQVLVLASQPERLGEWRRGLQDALGLSREDFGPNSGIVLFERADGLIEKADRLEERDEVPVIIIDAAEKGVEIPILQFPIWLAFAASPQEIYLDEEII, via the coding sequence ATGACTGAAGCCGAGCTCCCAGAAAACACTCAATCTTCAACAGAAAGCAAGGATGGGGAGAAAGCGTCTATTGATGATCCAAGTTTTCGAGTTCCCTTAGAGGAGAGTAAATACGAATCGACAAATGAATTCAAAGCTCCAACTCCAAAAGATCCCCAAAAACCTCCATCAGAAGCGAACCTCGCACAAATTCTAGAAGTAGCTCTCCAAGATCTCACAGAAAAGAGAATTGCATTAGAAGGCGAACTCGCCGATTTGTCAGAAAGAAAGTCCCAGATTGAAAAAGAATTCAAAACTTCTTTTTCAGGGCAGTCAGATGCGATTGCTAGAAGAGTTAAAGGTTTTCAAGACTATTTAACAGGGGCACTTCAAGACTTAGCTCAATCAGCTGAGCAACTTGAACTAATCAGCCAACCAGTAATGCTTTCGCCCTCGCCCCTTGATAAAAGCCAAGAAGCAATATCCAATCAACCAGTAGAAACTTCTACAGCAATAGCAGAAACTTTCAAACCAGACGAAGAGTTAATACGTACCTGCCTTGAACAATTTAGAAAAGAGCCTGACTTTTATGCTGATCCCTGGAAATTACGAAGGAGTCTTGAGCCTAAAGATATAGAGCTTTTGGAAGACTGGTTCTTTAACATGGGTGGCAGAGGCGCCCAACCCAGTAGAGGCAATAGATCTAAAAATGTTTTAGTCGCTTCTGGTCTAATTGCTATTCTCGGCGAGCTATATGGAGACCAATTCCAAGTCCTTGTGTTGGCAAGTCAACCTGAACGACTAGGGGAATGGCGACGTGGGCTCCAAGATGCTTTAGGCTTAAGTAGAGAAGATTTTGGACCAAATAGTGGGATAGTTCTTTTTGAGCGTGCTGATGGACTGATAGAAAAAGCTGATAGGCTTGAAGAGCGCGATGAGGTCCCAGTTATTATTATTGATGCTGCAGAAAAGGGCGTTGAAATACCGATACTTCAATTCCCAATTTGGCTTGCCTTCGCGGCGAGTCCCCAGGAAATTTACCTTGACGAAGAAATTATCTAA
- a CDS encoding DUF1825 family protein, whose translation MNFFESEIVQEEAKQLFADYQNLMKLGSDYGKFDREGKKMFIGNMEELMDRYKVFMKRFELSEDFQAKVTVEQLRTQLGQFGITPEQMFDQMNMTLEKMKAQLDQPSS comes from the coding sequence ATGAATTTTTTTGAATCCGAGATCGTTCAGGAGGAAGCTAAGCAGCTCTTTGCTGATTATCAGAATCTGATGAAGTTGGGATCCGATTATGGGAAGTTTGATCGAGAGGGTAAAAAAATGTTTATTGGGAATATGGAGGAGCTAATGGATAGATATAAGGTTTTTATGAAACGATTTGAACTGTCGGAGGATTTCCAAGCAAAAGTGACTGTTGAGCAATTAAGAACTCAACTTGGCCAGTTTGGCATTACTCCAGAACAAATGTTTGATCAAATGAATATGACTTTGGAAAAAATGAAAGCTCAACTTGACCAGCCATCCTCCTAA
- a CDS encoding leucyl aminopeptidase, translating to MQISIIQKGLEGWRGSILVFGLLEGALESQLNALKEICTPASLAKALQDKEFVGKQGDLQSFQLIGKEPREIVLIGLGSAEKLVLDDLRKATAISCRKVIGQEGTLGILLPWDIFDSDIAAKAVGEAVILSFFKDNRFQKDPKQKKLPNKLELLGLPESSQKYLSEIVPICSGVKLARELVGAPPNSLTPSALANQAKEIANQFGLEAKILGQEECQAKNMGAFLAVSQGSDLSPKFIHLTYRAKGEIKRRIAMVGKGLTFDSGGYNLKVGASQIEMMKYDMGGSAAVIGAARAIGELAPSGVEIHFLVATCENMINGSAVHPGDIVKASNGTTIEINNTDAEGRLTLADALTYACELKPDAIVDLATLTGACVIALGEELAGLWTNSKHLSKELKESAEACGEGLWEMPLQDSYKEGLKSMLADIKNTGPRAGGSITAALFLKEFIKEDIAWAHIDIAGTCWTDKDRGINPAGATGFGVRTLVNWASRSINP from the coding sequence ATGCAAATCTCGATTATTCAAAAAGGTCTAGAGGGATGGAGGGGTTCGATACTGGTATTTGGTCTCCTAGAAGGAGCACTGGAAAGTCAACTAAATGCTTTAAAAGAGATTTGCACTCCAGCATCGCTCGCGAAGGCTCTCCAAGATAAGGAATTTGTTGGGAAACAAGGAGATCTTCAAAGCTTCCAATTAATAGGTAAAGAACCTCGTGAAATTGTTCTCATAGGTCTTGGTTCAGCAGAAAAACTTGTACTAGATGATTTGAGAAAAGCCACAGCCATAAGTTGTCGAAAAGTTATTGGCCAAGAGGGTACTTTAGGAATATTGCTTCCTTGGGATATTTTTGATTCTGATATAGCAGCTAAAGCTGTAGGTGAAGCTGTTATCCTTTCATTCTTCAAGGACAATCGATTCCAAAAAGATCCCAAACAAAAAAAATTACCTAACAAACTGGAACTTTTAGGACTGCCTGAATCTTCGCAAAAATACTTGAGCGAAATAGTCCCTATTTGCTCAGGCGTCAAGCTTGCTAGAGAACTTGTAGGAGCTCCCCCGAATAGTCTGACCCCTTCAGCATTAGCTAATCAAGCAAAAGAAATAGCTAATCAATTTGGTCTTGAAGCAAAAATACTGGGACAGGAAGAATGCCAAGCTAAAAATATGGGAGCCTTCTTAGCCGTATCGCAAGGATCAGATCTAAGTCCTAAATTTATTCACCTCACTTATAGAGCCAAAGGGGAAATAAAGCGTCGTATAGCAATGGTAGGGAAAGGCCTGACTTTTGACTCTGGCGGCTACAACCTAAAAGTTGGTGCTTCTCAAATAGAAATGATGAAATATGACATGGGTGGTAGCGCAGCAGTAATTGGCGCAGCTAGAGCAATAGGTGAACTAGCTCCTTCTGGTGTAGAGATTCATTTTTTAGTCGCGACATGTGAAAACATGATCAATGGTTCTGCAGTTCATCCAGGAGATATTGTTAAAGCCTCAAATGGAACAACAATTGAAATCAATAATACCGATGCCGAAGGACGTCTTACTCTTGCTGATGCACTTACTTATGCATGCGAGTTGAAGCCAGATGCAATCGTTGACTTAGCAACGCTTACTGGAGCATGTGTCATTGCCCTCGGAGAGGAATTGGCTGGTTTGTGGACTAATAGCAAACATCTTTCTAAAGAGCTCAAAGAATCAGCAGAAGCATGTGGAGAGGGGCTTTGGGAAATGCCTTTGCAAGATTCATACAAAGAAGGTCTTAAATCTATGCTCGCAGATATAAAAAATACTGGGCCAAGAGCAGGTGGATCTATAACAGCAGCTCTTTTCCTAAAAGAGTTTATTAAAGAAGATATTGCTTGGGCACATATCGATATTGCGGGTACTTGCTGGACCGATAAAGACAGAGGCATAAACCCTGCAGGAGCGACTGGGTTTGGAGTAAGAACTTTAGTTAATTGGGCTAGCAGATCAATCAATCCCTAA
- the lpxB gene encoding lipid-A-disaccharide synthase, with the protein MRLLISTGEVSGDLQGSFLVKALKKEAASRSMPLELIALGGPRMKSAGAELLVNTASIGAIGFWEALPFVMPTLRAQAIVNELLVEQPPDGLVLIDYMGPNIRLGNKVKKVLPDVPITYYIAPQEWAWRLGDGGTTDLISFTDKILAIFKEEAEFYSSRGGNVTWVGHPMLDNLKKLPDRDEACQKLGIEPSQKILLLLPASRSQELKYVLPILLKAAYLLQQYDPSIYVIAPSGMESFEKSIEDSLHNFGVNGKVIPANKADDLKSCLFAAADIALAKSGTINMELALHNVPQIVGYRVSKITAFIAKNLLKFNVDHISPVNLLLKERLVPELVQDMFNPKAIFELAVPLLEDQQSRIDMIRGYKRLRESLGSPDVTQRAAKEILDLLT; encoded by the coding sequence ATGCGGTTGCTTATTAGCACCGGTGAAGTGTCTGGGGATTTACAAGGAAGCTTTCTTGTAAAAGCTTTAAAGAAAGAGGCTGCTTCCAGATCAATGCCATTAGAGCTCATAGCTCTTGGAGGACCAAGGATGAAATCAGCTGGTGCAGAATTGTTAGTTAATACAGCATCGATTGGGGCAATTGGTTTTTGGGAAGCATTGCCATTTGTTATGCCTACCTTACGTGCACAAGCGATTGTTAATGAATTGTTGGTTGAACAACCACCAGATGGATTGGTCCTTATTGATTACATGGGACCAAATATTCGTCTTGGGAATAAAGTTAAGAAGGTTCTACCTGATGTTCCTATTACTTATTACATTGCTCCCCAAGAATGGGCGTGGAGATTAGGTGATGGAGGAACTACTGATTTAATAAGCTTCACAGATAAAATCTTGGCGATTTTCAAAGAAGAAGCAGAGTTTTATTCGAGCAGAGGAGGAAATGTCACTTGGGTAGGTCATCCAATGCTTGATAATTTAAAAAAGCTTCCTGACCGTGATGAAGCATGTCAAAAATTAGGAATAGAGCCTTCACAAAAAATCTTGTTGCTTTTACCCGCTTCAAGATCTCAAGAACTTAAATATGTTTTGCCAATCTTGCTTAAAGCAGCTTATTTATTACAACAATATGATCCTTCTATTTATGTGATTGCTCCGTCAGGTATGGAAAGCTTCGAAAAATCTATAGAGGATTCTCTACATAATTTTGGGGTTAATGGGAAAGTAATTCCAGCCAACAAAGCTGATGATTTAAAGTCTTGCCTTTTTGCGGCTGCTGACATAGCTTTAGCTAAATCTGGAACAATTAATATGGAATTAGCATTGCATAATGTCCCGCAAATTGTTGGTTATAGAGTTAGTAAAATCACTGCATTTATTGCTAAAAACTTACTTAAGTTTAATGTTGATCACATATCTCCAGTAAATTTACTTTTAAAAGAGAGATTGGTTCCTGAACTTGTGCAAGATATGTTTAACCCAAAGGCTATATTTGAATTAGCTGTTCCTCTGTTAGAAGATCAACAGTCTCGCATAGATATGATTAGAGGTTATAAAAGATTAAGGGAGAGTTTAGGTTCTCCTGATGTAACACAGAGAGCTGCTAAAGAGATATTAGATTTATTGACTTGA
- the plsY gene encoding glycerol-3-phosphate 1-O-acyltransferase PlsY has protein sequence MELTKIFLAFLCIGVSYSLGSFPSGFIAGKWLKGIDLRKVGSGSTGATNVLRHVGKKAALIVFLIDVSKGIGSILIAKSLFLSPSFHVICGIAALSGHIWPIWLNWKGGKAVATGLGVFLGISWQVGLASLGIFMAVLSSSKIVSLSSISAAISLPILMFLSLQEASFLNAYIIASFAAMIMVLWRHRANLKRLLNGDEPRIGKIN, from the coding sequence ATGGAATTAACAAAGATTTTTCTTGCATTTTTGTGCATAGGTGTTAGCTACTCACTTGGATCATTCCCGAGTGGTTTCATTGCTGGCAAATGGCTAAAAGGGATCGATCTTAGAAAAGTTGGTTCAGGGTCTACTGGTGCAACAAATGTCCTAAGGCATGTAGGAAAGAAAGCTGCATTAATAGTCTTTCTTATTGACGTAAGTAAAGGTATTGGCTCAATATTAATTGCAAAGAGTCTATTCCTAAGTCCATCCTTTCACGTTATTTGCGGGATTGCAGCATTATCCGGGCACATATGGCCAATATGGCTTAACTGGAAAGGGGGGAAAGCAGTAGCCACAGGTCTAGGAGTATTCTTAGGGATATCTTGGCAAGTTGGTCTTGCTTCTTTGGGCATTTTCATGGCAGTGCTCAGTTCAAGTAAAATCGTCTCTTTATCAAGTATTTCTGCTGCCATAAGTCTACCTATACTTATGTTTTTAAGTTTGCAAGAAGCAAGTTTCCTGAACGCATACATAATTGCAAGCTTTGCTGCAATGATAATGGTGCTATGGAGGCACAGAGCTAACCTAAAACGACTACTTAATGGTGACGAACCAAGAATTGGAAAAATAAATTAA
- the pyrF gene encoding orotidine-5'-phosphate decarboxylase — translation MTLVNPSEKLILALDGMDVLEALSFIDKVPDLIWVKVGLELFATSGLEIFTELRARGKKVFLDLKFHDIPNTMAGACYRAARNGAELITVHACAGSKALLVANEAAKKGAASVGLPSPTLLGVTVLTSWTSYEFGDELDIHHSLEKRVEHLAQLAFKAGLGGCICSPCEVKRLREIFPESFELITPGIRFLDSGLDDQARVMQPRDAFTSGASRLVLGRIITRSTNPAEAFTRVCRDIQTD, via the coding sequence ATGACTTTAGTTAACCCATCAGAAAAATTAATTCTCGCTTTAGACGGCATGGATGTTTTAGAAGCTTTGTCTTTCATTGATAAAGTTCCTGACTTGATTTGGGTTAAGGTTGGCTTGGAATTATTTGCAACAAGTGGCCTGGAAATCTTTACCGAACTTCGGGCCAGGGGAAAAAAAGTTTTTCTTGATCTGAAGTTCCATGATATTCCTAATACTATGGCTGGGGCATGTTATCGAGCAGCAAGGAATGGTGCAGAGTTAATTACAGTGCATGCTTGCGCAGGTAGCAAAGCTCTTTTAGTAGCCAATGAAGCTGCTAAGAAAGGAGCCGCTTCGGTGGGCTTACCATCTCCAACATTGTTGGGAGTTACTGTTTTAACAAGTTGGACGTCCTATGAATTTGGTGATGAGCTAGACATTCATCACTCTTTAGAGAAAAGGGTAGAGCACTTGGCTCAATTGGCCTTCAAAGCTGGCCTAGGAGGCTGTATCTGTTCACCTTGCGAGGTAAAAAGATTAAGAGAAATTTTCCCTGAATCGTTCGAACTAATAACCCCTGGTATTCGCTTCTTAGATAGTGGATTAGATGATCAAGCAAGAGTTATGCAACCAAGAGACGCATTCACTTCTGGTGCTTCACGATTGGTTTTAGGAAGAATAATTACTCGATCTACTAATCCTGCTGAGGCCTTTACAAGGGTTTGTAGAGACATACAAACAGATTAA
- the tyrS gene encoding tyrosine--tRNA ligase yields MSEETVTLPSWLSRGIADLFPLASTNDSDQSLARRLIESEQNQSPLRIKLGIDPTGSEIHLGHSILFRKLRSFQDAGHIAVLIIGDFTARIGDPTGKSKTRNQLTSEEVEKNAITYLEQLGYGKSSETSLLDFETPGRIEIRRNSEWLSDFDMSKIIDLLSHATVGQMLAKEDFANRYNSGTPISLHELLYPLLQGYDSVAVKADVELGGTDQKFNVAMGRDIQRLFDQRPQFGLLLPILVGLDGVQKMSKTLANTVALKDDALSMYSKLEKIPDDLVNSYLTLLTNLEQTDMPSNLREKQKLMALNVTANFHGMPAAIAAQEDASKLVAGLQDSLSDVPEVSIKKVNLPVKAFYLLSAIGLCKSSSEARRQILGGAVRLDGKKILDPNLEFDNDSELVGKVVQLGKRTFRRLSI; encoded by the coding sequence ATGTCGGAGGAAACAGTTACATTGCCAAGCTGGTTAAGTAGAGGAATCGCTGATTTATTTCCTCTTGCCAGTACCAATGACTCAGATCAAAGCTTGGCAAGACGTTTGATTGAGTCTGAGCAGAATCAAAGCCCTCTAAGAATTAAGCTAGGAATAGATCCCACAGGTTCAGAGATTCATCTTGGGCACAGTATTTTATTTCGAAAACTAAGATCTTTTCAAGATGCAGGTCATATAGCAGTTCTGATTATTGGAGATTTCACTGCTCGTATTGGCGATCCTACGGGTAAAAGCAAAACAAGAAATCAGTTGACATCTGAAGAAGTCGAGAAAAATGCCATTACTTATCTAGAACAACTGGGATATGGCAAATCAAGTGAGACATCTTTACTGGATTTTGAAACCCCTGGACGCATAGAAATACGTCGTAATAGTGAATGGCTCTCAGACTTTGACATGTCAAAGATTATTGATCTTCTAAGTCATGCAACTGTTGGTCAAATGTTGGCAAAGGAAGATTTCGCGAATCGGTATAACTCAGGAACACCAATCTCTTTGCATGAGCTTCTCTACCCTCTTTTGCAAGGCTATGACTCTGTAGCAGTAAAGGCTGATGTTGAATTGGGTGGGACAGACCAAAAATTTAATGTAGCAATGGGACGTGATATCCAACGCCTTTTTGACCAGCGCCCTCAGTTTGGATTGTTATTGCCAATTTTGGTTGGTTTAGATGGTGTTCAAAAAATGAGTAAGACACTTGCTAATACTGTTGCCCTTAAGGATGATGCTCTTTCAATGTATTCCAAATTAGAAAAAATCCCTGATGACCTTGTGAATAGCTACCTTACATTGCTTACCAATCTAGAGCAAACCGACATGCCTTCTAACCTTCGAGAAAAACAAAAGTTAATGGCATTGAATGTCACTGCAAATTTTCATGGAATGCCTGCTGCAATAGCTGCTCAAGAAGATGCGTCTAAGCTTGTTGCTGGTTTGCAAGATTCATTAAGTGATGTCCCTGAAGTCTCAATCAAAAAGGTCAATTTACCAGTTAAGGCTTTTTATTTATTAAGTGCTATTGGTTTATGTAAAAGTAGTAGTGAGGCTAGGCGGCAAATTTTAGGTGGAGCTGTTCGCTTAGATGGCAAGAAAATCCTTGATCCAAACTTGGAGTTTGATAATGATTCAGAGCTCGTTGGGAAGGTGGTGCAATTAGGGAAAAGGACTTTTAGACGCCTTTCTATATAA
- a CDS encoding MFS transporter gives MISYGLGDSGTGLAATQLGFYLFPFFTGAAGLPAFIAGSLLMVIKVWDAINDPLIGWLSDHTKSRWGPRLPWMIGAATPLGISLAAIWWVPPGNTTEKTAYYIAITVLLMTAYTSVNLPFAALSTELTPKTSIRTRLNAARFTGSILAGLSGLIIAARLLANGNDGYLMMGRITGSLATITTLISCWGLAPFAKKARKPIEKSEPFKLQLKRILKNKRFIQIIGLYLLLWCGLQLMQTVSLIYLEQVMKVPTGFSKWIPIPFQISALLGLQFWSFYSNRYSRLKALYKGGSIWITACLIAMLLPPLSSDFSLGNLLNITSLESSKMLLLLLTITLVGFGASTAYLIPWSLLPDAIDADPEKPAGIYTAWMVLIQKLGIGLSVQLLGLLLSLAGYISSNECLKITSCIDQPDSAITTIRICMGLIPSLLVGSGIYIMKGWNDTPSPLQTAN, from the coding sequence ATGATTTCCTATGGACTAGGGGATTCTGGCACAGGATTGGCTGCTACTCAGCTTGGCTTTTATCTTTTCCCTTTCTTTACAGGGGCCGCCGGACTGCCTGCGTTCATAGCTGGTTCTTTATTAATGGTTATAAAAGTTTGGGATGCAATCAATGATCCATTAATTGGTTGGTTAAGTGATCACACAAAATCCCGATGGGGACCTCGCCTTCCATGGATGATTGGAGCAGCCACTCCATTAGGTATAAGTCTTGCTGCTATTTGGTGGGTGCCACCAGGAAATACAACTGAAAAAACAGCGTATTACATAGCCATTACAGTTCTTCTGATGACCGCCTATACAAGCGTAAACCTTCCATTCGCAGCATTATCAACAGAACTCACTCCCAAAACATCTATTAGGACTCGTTTAAATGCAGCAAGATTTACTGGATCAATTCTTGCTGGTTTAAGTGGTTTGATTATTGCTGCAAGGCTTTTGGCCAATGGAAATGATGGCTATTTAATGATGGGTCGAATAACTGGCTCTTTGGCTACCATTACGACTTTAATCTCATGCTGGGGGCTTGCACCTTTCGCGAAAAAAGCAAGAAAGCCAATAGAAAAGTCTGAGCCATTTAAACTTCAACTAAAAAGAATTCTTAAGAACAAGCGTTTTATACAAATCATTGGGCTTTATCTACTTCTTTGGTGCGGTCTTCAATTAATGCAAACAGTTTCCCTCATTTATCTTGAGCAAGTTATGAAGGTACCAACAGGGTTTTCAAAATGGATCCCCATTCCTTTTCAAATAAGTGCTCTATTAGGCCTTCAATTCTGGAGTTTCTACTCCAATAGATACTCCAGATTGAAAGCATTATATAAAGGAGGCTCAATCTGGATAACGGCTTGCCTAATAGCCATGCTGCTGCCGCCACTATCTTCCGATTTCTCATTAGGGAACCTTTTAAACATAACTAGTTTAGAGAGCTCAAAAATGCTTCTTTTATTGTTAACAATTACGCTGGTTGGTTTTGGCGCATCAACTGCATACCTAATTCCATGGTCGCTTCTACCAGATGCAATTGACGCTGATCCAGAAAAACCTGCAGGAATTTATACAGCCTGGATGGTCTTAATTCAAAAACTTGGAATTGGCCTAAGTGTTCAACTATTAGGATTGCTTCTTTCTCTCGCAGGCTATATTTCTTCAAATGAATGCTTAAAAATAACAAGCTGTATTGACCAACCTGATAGCGCTATAACAACAATACGTATATGTATGGGTTTAATCCCATCATTACTTGTAGGCAGCGGGATATACATAATGAAAGGTTGGAATGACACCCCCTCTCCACTTCAAACTGCTAATTAA
- a CDS encoding DUF3119 family protein, with translation MFSKSSLQPNIQDEDGVILTPMYRLPLFIMSMGFPLLLLPIRPWPTLVISGFGLFLLLQSFTLRLKFTSKELIVLQLGRELRRFPFKKWIAWRILLPKLPGLLYFREEASPHLLPILFNTKMLEEQLKIHVGKLQILNENNQKVPS, from the coding sequence ATGTTTTCAAAATCTTCACTTCAACCCAATATTCAAGACGAAGACGGTGTAATTCTGACTCCAATGTATCGATTACCTCTCTTCATAATGTCAATGGGATTCCCTTTATTACTACTACCAATTAGGCCCTGGCCTACTTTAGTTATAAGTGGATTTGGTCTTTTCCTACTACTCCAATCATTCACTCTTAGATTGAAATTTACGTCGAAAGAACTAATCGTTTTACAATTAGGGAGAGAATTACGACGTTTCCCCTTTAAAAAATGGATCGCATGGCGTATTTTACTGCCTAAGTTACCTGGACTTCTTTACTTTCGCGAAGAAGCCAGTCCTCATTTATTACCAATCCTTTTCAACACAAAAATGCTTGAAGAGCAACTTAAGATTCATGTTGGGAAGCTTCAAATACTTAATGAAAACAACCAAAAAGTTCCATCATAA
- the msrA gene encoding peptide-methionine (S)-S-oxide reductase MsrA gives MKLPLFKKIIPLLAIAFSLLFSSPYAAVASLEKAVLAGGCFWCLEHDLEELPGILSVESGYTGGNLQNPTYKNHKGHQEAVIVEFDTKKIAFDKLLRSYWRNIDPFDSRGQFCDRGDSYRPVIFARDDSQLKESIESLSFASKELSASIDDIKVEIKNANKFWQAEDYHQNFAENNNLKYQFYRYSCGRDKRLNEVWGSTSRKDLPWSINN, from the coding sequence ATGAAACTTCCTCTATTTAAAAAGATTATTCCTCTTCTAGCAATTGCCTTCTCTTTGCTATTTAGTTCACCATATGCCGCTGTAGCATCGTTGGAAAAAGCTGTCTTAGCAGGAGGTTGCTTTTGGTGTTTAGAGCATGATTTGGAAGAATTGCCAGGAATCCTTTCTGTAGAAAGTGGATATACAGGAGGAAATCTTCAAAACCCAACTTATAAAAATCACAAAGGCCATCAAGAGGCAGTAATTGTTGAATTTGACACTAAAAAAATTGCTTTTGACAAACTCTTAAGAAGTTATTGGCGCAACATTGACCCCTTTGATTCAAGAGGCCAATTTTGCGATAGAGGTGACTCTTATAGGCCTGTAATTTTTGCTAGAGATGATTCTCAACTTAAGGAATCTATCGAAAGTTTATCTTTTGCCTCTAAAGAACTTTCTGCATCAATTGATGATATTAAAGTTGAGATTAAGAATGCAAATAAATTTTGGCAAGCAGAAGATTATCATCAGAATTTTGCAGAAAATAATAATCTCAAGTATCAATTTTATCGGTATAGCTGTGGCCGAGACAAACGGCTAAATGAAGTTTGGGGATCAACTAGTCGTAAAGATTTACCATGGAGCATAAATAATTGA
- a CDS encoding MlaE family ABC transporter permease, protein MKSPRWLKRLGSSMLIGGQAITSSTKGNINKSDLIDQLMEAGPASFIIVLITGISAGTVFNIQVAAELSRQGVGSEVGGLLAIGLAREIAPLLTATLLTGKVATAYAAQLGTMKVTEQIDAITMLQTDPIDYLVVPRVIAMVIMAPLQCLLFFTVALWSGQISSTYFYSIPINVFWNSVNEWLVISDIPFMLIKAVVFGFQIAVIACGWGLTTRGGAKEVGTSTTGAVVMTLLSVSLMDVLLTKVLFG, encoded by the coding sequence ATGAAATCACCTCGCTGGCTAAAAAGACTGGGATCAAGCATGCTTATAGGAGGTCAAGCAATAACTTCTTCGACAAAAGGGAATATAAACAAGTCAGACTTAATTGATCAATTAATGGAAGCTGGTCCAGCAAGTTTCATTATCGTTTTAATCACAGGGATTTCAGCAGGCACGGTTTTTAATATTCAGGTCGCAGCTGAACTAAGTAGACAAGGAGTCGGTTCAGAAGTTGGTGGTCTCCTAGCCATTGGATTAGCAAGAGAAATTGCTCCTTTACTTACGGCAACTCTTTTAACAGGAAAAGTGGCAACAGCATATGCCGCTCAACTTGGAACGATGAAGGTTACTGAGCAGATCGATGCAATCACAATGCTCCAAACTGATCCAATTGATTACCTGGTTGTCCCTAGAGTGATTGCAATGGTCATAATGGCTCCTTTGCAATGCCTGCTATTTTTTACAGTGGCTTTATGGAGTGGCCAAATCAGTAGTACGTACTTTTACAGCATTCCAATAAATGTATTTTGGAATTCAGTGAATGAATGGTTAGTTATCAGTGATATCCCTTTCATGCTTATTAAAGCAGTAGTATTTGGCTTTCAAATTGCTGTTATTGCCTGTGGATGGGGGCTTACTACTAGAGGTGGCGCTAAAGAAGTTGGAACAAGTACTACTGGAGCTGTAGTTATGACATTATTAAGTGTCTCATTAATGGATGTCCTTTTAACCAAAGTACTTTTCGGCTAA